A window of the Macrobrachium rosenbergii isolate ZJJX-2024 chromosome 43, ASM4041242v1, whole genome shotgun sequence genome harbors these coding sequences:
- the LOC136828763 gene encoding streptococcal hemagglutinin-like has product MKMGVTAKRVLLAMAFWPLLGCLANTPQRSVADIQDHLFAPTSQRYSLYIRPEHHHSESVQKRQADYTGDLSFYEEGTEPIPEPEPVKREDDYLGRESDRARYNSNHETAIQEPSYIHHDSTVSFPGANGNGSVPIPGDGHQQHSGNIEILSFHPDQHRPNTHFIPEASHEVPRPAGHDFPVFFAGYDPELQPGYGHDEELEDKMDSYAVLDESVFQHSAQTYVTPAAPTTVPTDIGASDDLAELTPEKNKITKKLLDKPKKVMKVIKASPDGEYVPQEVSGVMLKTMSGEEEAFVPADLLEDTERLITSASDQQPSYVDPASVPVSRKPPMRGMPYQFGWIVDDEATANYQTRQETGDSNGVVTGCYQVLDPNGVVRTVIYRADENGFRVLSLSRGPDKTPCPGLDDATRSPVPSKAPTPSPYSQAGAIFAGNTGSTSNAQQGTFNQNVHYQSSSSSSSSSSQSHNSSSQSHHFGSFSGKNGLFEQPSYARTLAPVTQQSIAANQYSLQGSAQQAWMAEYLQNITKNLYSSFTNSSTTSNTNHYGGQGGGALVNFPFVLIPISTFLDLQKTGAIGKDIQSYGAFFEPKQGQAQLSQYLQQQQQQRQQQQQQKQKAYSETTHHTTFNTYNTTKSESQQKSQKSQGVNTVNFQGYGVQQQGGQPVKQVAQGHQYQSHQSSQSAKSSSSSSSSSSSSGYHGNFAGTQGYPSGSQFNQAQPAAASRPPAGTSYGSKPNPGVPVLSYGPPQTHSTQAPYVPQTVRPITQKPVVTRPPLPVPTPQPSQYKPIKQNIPQVQATQSYGPPPSNSGAYAAYTSQSSQSSQQSASSQEKQASSSSSSFGGGIASQSYQSSSSKEAKDSKSSKASSSSQYAYNTGASGGAGSQYASQSKSSSSSSSSSSSSSSQKSFSSFSNAGSHGGPNFLQTHSAQGFPGYPELRPSPSTATATYIPYGSSQEGSTVAPISSNSIPKPALSKPVSQHSYQESSPVFSAEANAYGSSGPSYNDDYDSSEPDPAFAAPLPEPNIDNTNSWIPLHDDTNTQENHQNLNIPGAHYGQNNVASPAATFIPAQQFNSAQFPQNVGAEAGNVFHYSSSAQSSQEQSSSQQSQQESSSSWSSSGAINPQLFFSKAIHQEGHPSQKQPRQLPAHQLYQVPS; this is encoded by the exons atggGTGTAACGGCGAAAAGGGTCCTATTAGCTATGGCATTTTGGCCCTTATTGGGATGCCTGGCGAATACCCCGCAACGCTCGGTAGCAGATATACAAG ATCATCTATTCGCACCAACGAGCCAACGATACTCCCTCTATATCCGTCCGGAACATCATCACAGCGAAAGCGTCCAGAAGCGACAAGCGGATTACACGGGCGACCTCAGCTTCTACGAAGAAGGAACTGAACCCATTCCAGAACCAGAGCCGGTGAAGAGAGAGGATGACTACTTGGGTAGGGAAAGTGACAGAGCCAGGTATAATAGCAACCATGAGACTGCTATTCAGGAACCGAGTTATATCCACCACGATTCGACCGTCAGTTTTCCAGGAGCTAATGGTAATGGTAGTGTCCCCATTCCAGGTGATGGCCATCAACAGCATTCTGGAAACATAGAAATTCTATCCTTTCATCCAGACCAGCATAGGCCTAACACCCACTTCATTCCAGAGGCTAGCCACGAGGTTCCTCGTCCAGCGGGCCATGATTTTCCAGTCTTCTTCGCAGGCTACGATCCAGAACTGCAACCGGGTTACGGCCACGACGAGGAACTGGAAGATAAAATGGACTCCTACGCCGTTCTGGACGAGTCGGTTTTCCAACACTCCGCCCAGACGTACGTGACACCCGCCGCGCCCACAACAGTGCCCACAGACATTGGTGCCAGTGACGACTTAGCCGAACTTACTCCTGAGAAGAATAAGATTACGAAGAAGCTGCTGGACAAACCAAAGAAGGTCATGAAG GTCATCAAGGCTTCTCCCGACGGGGAATATGTTCCTCAGGAGGTCTCCGGCGTCATGCTGAAGACAATGAGTGGTGAAGAAGAAGCATTTGTTCCAGCTGACCTCCTGGAAGACACCGAGAGACTTATAACATCAGCTTCTGACCAGCAACCCTCATATGTAGATCCAGCCTCAGTGCCAGTGTCAAGAAAg cCTCCAATGAGGGGAATGCCCTATCAATTCGGCTGGATAGTCGACGACGAAGCCACAGCCAATTACCAAACTAGGCAAGAAACGGGAGACAGCAACGGTGTCGTGACAGGGTGCTACCAG GTCTTGGATCCGAACGGCGTCGTCCGCACCGTCATTTACCGCGCGGACGAAAACGGATTCCGCGTCTTGTCCCTCTCCAGGGGCCCCGACAAGACTCCTTGCCCTG GCCTAGACGATGCCACTCGATCCCCTGTACCCTCCAAAGCCCCAACTCCCAGTCCCTACAGTCAAGCGGGAGCAATCTTTGCAGGCAACACTGGAAGCACTTCAAACGCCCAGCAGGGCACATTTAATCAAAATGTCCACTACCAgtcatcctcttcatcatcatcatcctctagTCAGTCACATAACAGCTCCAGTCAATCACATCATTTTGGCTCTTTTAGTGGTAAAAATGGACTTTTCGAGCAGCCTTCATATGCTAGAACTCTGGCCCCAGTAACCCAGCAGTCGATAGCCGCCAACCAGTACAGCCTCCAAGGATCAGCACAGCAAGCATGGATGGCAGAGTATCTCCAGAACATCACCAAGAATCTCTACAGTTCGTTCACCAACTCCTCTACCACTTCAAACACGAACCATTATGGAGGTCAAGGTGGAGGAGCCCTTGTGAATTTCCCGTTCGTTCTTATCCCCATCTCGACGTTCCTCGACCTCCAGAAGACGGGGGCCATTGGAAAGGACATCCAGAGTTACGGTGCTTTCTTTGAACCCAAACAAGGTCAAGCACAGCTGTCTCAGTACcttcaacagcaacagcaacagagacagcaacagcaacagcagaagcaAAAAGCTTATAGTGAGACTACACACCATACAACTTTTAACACCTACAACACAACAAAATCTGAATCTCAACAAAAGTCTCAGAAATCACAGGGAGTAAACACTGTAAACTTCCAAGGATATGGTGTTCAACAGCAAGGCGGGCAGCCAGTCAAACAAGTTGCTCAAGGACACCAGTATCAAAGCCATCAGTCATCACAATCAGCAAAGTCCAGCAGCAGTAGTTCAAGCAGCAGTTCCAGTTCAGGTTATCACGGTAATTTTGCAGGAACTCAAGGTTACCCATCTGGTTCTCAGTTCAACCAAGCACAACCTGCAGCAGCCTCAAGACCACCAGCAGGCACAAGCTATGGCTCAAAGCCTAATCCCGGAGTTCCTGTTTTGAGTTATGGACCTCCTCAGACGCATAGCACTCAAGCACCCTATGTACCACAAACTGTACGGCCAATTACACAAAAACCAGTAGTGACAAGACCTCCTCTGCCAGTTCCAACACCACAGCCAAGTCAGTATAAGCCTATCAAGCAAAACATCCCTCAGGTGCAGGCAACTCAAAGCTATGGCCCACCACCTTCTAACAGTGGAGCTTATGCAGCATACACATCACAAAGTTCTCAGTCTTCCCAGCAATCAGCATCATCTCAAGAAAAGCAGGCTTCATCTAGCAGCTCAAGTTTCGGGGGTGGAATAGCCTCTCAGAGTTATCAGTCATCTTCATCAAAAGAGGCTAAAGACTCAAAGAGTTCCAAAGCCTCCTCATCTTCCCAATATGCTTATAACACTGGAGCAAGTGGAGGCGCTGGTAGTCAGTATGCATCACAATCAAagtcatcctcttcctcttcatcatcatcatcctcttcatcatcacAGAAAAGCTTCAGCAGCTTCAGCAATGCAGGTAGCCATGGCGGACCAAATTTCCTGCAAACGCATTCAGCGCAAGGATTCCCAGGCTACCCTGAGCTCAGACCATCACCTTCTACTGCCACAGCAACATACATACCCTATGGCTCCTCCCAGGAAGGTTCAACAGTAGCCCCCATTAGTTCCAATTCCATTCCAAAGCCAGCACTGAGCAAGCCTGTTTCTCAGCACTCTTATCAAGAGTCAAGTCCAGTATTCTCAGCAGAAGCCAATGCTTATGGCTCATCAGGTCCATCGTACAATGATGATTACGATTCAAGTGAACCAGATCCAGCTTTTGCAGCACCATTGCCAGAACCTAATATTGATAACACAAACAGTTGGATTCCACTGCATGACGATACCAATACACAAGAGAATCATCAGAATTTAAACATTCCAGGTGCCCACTATGGTCAGAACAATGTTGCATCTCCTGCGGCAACTTTCATTCCAGCTCAGCAATTCAACTCAGCTCAGTTCCCCCAGAATGTTGGGGCAGAGGCTGGAAATGTTTTCCACTATTCCTCCTCAGCCCAGAGCTCTCAAGAACAGAGTAGCTCTCAACAGAGCCAGCAAGAATCCAGTTCTTCTTGGAGTTCTTCAGGAGCAATAAACCCACAGCTATTTTTCAGCAAGGCAATTCACCAAGAGGGCCACCCATCCCAGAAACAGCCCAGACAGCTACCAGCGCACCAGTTGTATCAGGTTCCCTCCTGA